GTGGTGGACTTAATCAATACACTCGCTCCCGGAACAGGGGTGCCTGTCTCAGGATCCACTACTTTACCAGTTAATTGTGCATGTGCTGTCATAGTCATCAACATGCCGATCAGTGCTAATATTGCTCTCATTTTTTTACGACGATATTTTTAATTAGAGAGACAATGGCCATTAGTCTACCAAATAAGTAGACAAATATAATAAGGGAAAGATTAATGAAGAGAAAAAAATATTTTCAGGATAGAAATAGTTACGCAGTTAAAAAGACAGGGCTATCAGAAAATCAGGTTGTGTTATGCAGGAATTAAGGCCCCCTGAAATAGGCGACGCCCTGGGACCAGGTGGCCCAGGGCGTCTTTTGTTGTAACCCTCATCGGCCATAAAGGCCGTGAAGCATCTTTTATACATTAAAACGGAAGTGCATGACATCACCATCCGCTACGATATACTCTTTACCTTCAATTCTAAAGCGGCCGTTATCCCTGGCTGCTGATTCTGAACCATATTTCACATAATCATCATAAGCAATTACTTCCGCTTTGATGAAACCCTTTTCGAAATCTGTGTGAATCACACTCGCTGCCTGTGGAGCTTTCCAGCCTTTATGGATGGTCCACGCCCTTACTTCCTGTACACCCGCTGTGAAGTAGGTGATCAGTTCCAGCAGGTTGTAAGCGGAACGGATCAGGCGGTTCAGACCTGGCTCCGTCAGGCTGTATTCGGAAAGGAACAATTCCTTGTCTGCCGGATCTTCCATTTCAGAGATCTGTGCTTCGATGGTATTGTTCATCACGATCACCTGTGCGCCTTCAGCCTTAACACCTTCCTGCAGCGCCTGGGAATATTTATTGCCGGTGTGCATGCTGCCTTCGTCTACGTTAGCTACATACAGCACTGGTTTTGCTGTCAGCAGGAACAGGTCTGCGATTGCAACACTGTCTTCCTTGCTCAGGCCCAGTTCACGGATATTTTTACCTTTTTCCAGGTGTTCCTGGCATTGTTTCAGGATTTCGTATTCTTTTTTTGCTTTCGGATCTCCACCGGTCTTCGCCATCTTTTCAGTACGGGCGATTTTCTTTTCCACACTCTCCAGGTCTTTCAGCTGAAGCTCAGTATCGATGATTTCCTTGTCGCCGATTGGGTTGATCGCACCTTCCTCACGGAGGATGTTGTCATCCTCGAAACAACGGATCACATGCACGATGGCGTCTACCTCACGGATATTGGCGAGGAACTTGTTTCCCAGACCTTCACCTTTACTGGCACCTTTTACCAGGCCGGCGATGTCTACAAATTCAATGGTAGTAGGTACGATCCTGTTTGGGTTTACCAGTTCTGCCAGCTTACTCAGCCTTTCATCCGGTACATCCACAAGTCCTACGTTAGGTTCAATAGTACAAAAACGGTAGTTGCTAGCCTGCGCCTTTGCGCTGTTGCTTACCGCATTAAATAATGTCGATTTTCCCACATTCGGTAATCCAACAATTCCTGCTTGTAACGCCATTTTTTTAAAAAATTTGCGCGAAGATAGTATTTTTTTAACTTAATTAAGAAGTTTTGCCATGCGGCCTCTTCTGCCCTGAAGAAGCCATCTTGCAGCCGGGTAAAAAATTTATTACATTTACCGGATTACTTATATAACCAATCTAAATTCATGGCTTTAAACTACGTCTGGCTTGCTTTTTTCCTGGTTTCTTTTGTGGTAGCACTCTTTAAACTGATTGTTTTGGGAGATACCGCTGTGTTCTCTACTGTTATGACAAGCATGTTCGACAGTGCAAAAACCGGGGCGGAAATCTCACTGGGCCTTGCCGGGATCATGACCTTCTGGCTGGGAATGATGAAAGTGGGTGAAAAAGCAGGCATGATTGAAGTGTTTGCCAAAGCCGTAACACCCTTCTTCTCCAAACTGTTTCCATCCATTCCAAAGGGCAACCCTGCCATGGGGTCTATGCTCATGAACTTTAGTGCCAACGCACTGGGACTGGACAATGCCGCTACTCCCCTTGGCCTGAAAGCCATGAAGCAGCTACAGGAGATCAATAAAGAAGAAGATACCGCCAGCGATGCCCAGATCATGTTCCTGGTGCTCAACACCGCTGGAATCACCCTCATTCCTACCTCAGTGATAGCTATCCGGCTGGCACAACATGCCGCCAATCCTGCCGATATCTTTATTCCTACCCTGATTGGTACACTCATCTCCTTTATATCGGGTATGATTGCTGTAGCCATCTACCAGCGTCTCAACCTCTTTAAATTGCCCGTATTGATATTTCTGGGCATCTTTGGAGGCTTACTGGCTATCTTGTATTATGCCATGCATAACCTGCCCGCTCAACAAATAGCGACTTATACAAGCTTAATTGGCGGACTGGTGATCTTTTCGATCATTTTATCCTTCCTGACCCTGGGATTGATCAAAAAAGTAAATGTCTACGATGTATTTATTGAAGGGGCGAAAGAAGGTTTTCAGACGTCCGTAATGATCATTCCCTACCTCGTGGCTATGCTGGTAGGCATCAGCGCCTTCCGCGCTACCGGGTGCCTGGATTATGTAACAAATGGCATTGGAGCTGTGGTGGCCTGGATGGGTCTGAATACTGATTTCGTACCTGTGCTGCCTGTAGGCATCATGAAGACTTTCAGTGGTGGCGCAGCGCGGGGCCTCATGGTCGATACGATCGTACACTATGGCGTAGATTCCTTCCAGGGCAAACTGGCCAGCGTGATTCAGGGTTCTACCGAAACTACCTTTTATATATTAGCCGTATACTTCGGATCCGTGAATATCAAAAAGACCAGATATGCCCTTACCTGTGGACTCATTGCTGATGTAGTCGGCCTCATTGGCGCCATTATTATCGGCTACATTTTCTTCTGGCATAAATAAACCTTATTTGCTATCTTACCGGTACCACCACGAACGAAAAAACCTTATGCATGCTTATTAAGAAAATCCACGAAGATTGGATCGCTGTCATCATAGCGTTCCTCTCAATTGCCGTTATTACCTTTGGTCTCAAACCCTTTTTCGGAACAGTGATCCTGGCCAAAACCGCATCGGGTTTTATATGGATAGTCGCCAGCCTGCTCATTGCAAAAGTACTTAGCCGTAGTACGGCAGATTTTATAAAATTACTACCCGCATTATTGGTGGTTGTATTAATTACGCTCGTGGCACAGATTGTGGCAAACACCGCTGTCATGAAGTCCTACGGCATAGAAGTCGTACTCTTCAGCCTTATACTCGGGTTGATCATCAGCAATACGGTCGGGGTACCTGCCTGGTTAAAACCGGCTATTCAAACGGAACTTTATATCAAAATAGGATTGGTATTGTTAGGTTGTTCCGTCCTGTTCCAGGATATCGTCAAAGCCGGCGCATTGGGTATTATTCAATCTGTAGCCGTCGTATTTACTGTCTGGTATTTCAGCTTTTGGGTATGTAAAAAATTAGGGCTGGATGATGAATTCAGGATGATGATCTCCAGTGCGGTGTCTATCTGCGGAGTATCTGCCGCTATTGCTACTGCGGGCGCGATTGAGGGAGATAACAGGAAACTCTCTCATGTCATTTCACTGGTATTGATTGTCGCCATCCCAATGATGTTGTTTATGCCTTACATCGCAAAGTGGGCCGACATGTCTCCGGCGGTAGCGGGTGCATGGCTGGGTGGTACCATCGATACTTCAGGTGCAGTCGTAGCTGCGGGTACCATGCTGGGTGAAGAAGCCCTGAAATATGCCACCCTGGTAAAGTTCTCCCAGAATGTATTATTAGGATTAGCAGCGTTTTTTATCTCCTTATACTGGTCTTATTCCAGGAAAGATGCGAACTACGAAAAACCAACATTGAGAACAATCTGGGAGCGCTTCCCAAAATTCGTGTTA
This Chitinophaga sancti DNA region includes the following protein-coding sequences:
- a CDS encoding nucleoside recognition domain-containing protein — protein: MALNYVWLAFFLVSFVVALFKLIVLGDTAVFSTVMTSMFDSAKTGAEISLGLAGIMTFWLGMMKVGEKAGMIEVFAKAVTPFFSKLFPSIPKGNPAMGSMLMNFSANALGLDNAATPLGLKAMKQLQEINKEEDTASDAQIMFLVLNTAGITLIPTSVIAIRLAQHAANPADIFIPTLIGTLISFISGMIAVAIYQRLNLFKLPVLIFLGIFGGLLAILYYAMHNLPAQQIATYTSLIGGLVIFSIILSFLTLGLIKKVNVYDVFIEGAKEGFQTSVMIIPYLVAMLVGISAFRATGCLDYVTNGIGAVVAWMGLNTDFVPVLPVGIMKTFSGGAARGLMVDTIVHYGVDSFQGKLASVIQGSTETTFYILAVYFGSVNIKKTRYALTCGLIADVVGLIGAIIIGYIFFWHK
- the ychF gene encoding redox-regulated ATPase YchF; translation: MALQAGIVGLPNVGKSTLFNAVSNSAKAQASNYRFCTIEPNVGLVDVPDERLSKLAELVNPNRIVPTTIEFVDIAGLVKGASKGEGLGNKFLANIREVDAIVHVIRCFEDDNILREEGAINPIGDKEIIDTELQLKDLESVEKKIARTEKMAKTGGDPKAKKEYEILKQCQEHLEKGKNIRELGLSKEDSVAIADLFLLTAKPVLYVANVDEGSMHTGNKYSQALQEGVKAEGAQVIVMNNTIEAQISEMEDPADKELFLSEYSLTEPGLNRLIRSAYNLLELITYFTAGVQEVRAWTIHKGWKAPQAASVIHTDFEKGFIKAEVIAYDDYVKYGSESAARDNGRFRIEGKEYIVADGDVMHFRFNV
- a CDS encoding YeiH family protein — encoded protein: MLIKKIHEDWIAVIIAFLSIAVITFGLKPFFGTVILAKTASGFIWIVASLLIAKVLSRSTADFIKLLPALLVVVLITLVAQIVANTAVMKSYGIEVVLFSLILGLIISNTVGVPAWLKPAIQTELYIKIGLVLLGCSVLFQDIVKAGALGIIQSVAVVFTVWYFSFWVCKKLGLDDEFRMMISSAVSICGVSAAIATAGAIEGDNRKLSHVISLVLIVAIPMMLFMPYIAKWADMSPAVAGAWLGGTIDTSGAVVAAGTMLGEEALKYATLVKFSQNVLLGLAAFFISLYWSYSRKDANYEKPTLRTIWERFPKFVLGFILASLLFSFVLSPTLVTTIKGSIKELQTYWFALAFTCIGLETKFTDIFSMERGRPAMAFIIAQVFNIFFTLGIAYLVFG